Part of the Maridesulfovibrio sp. genome, GATAACGGTCACTTATATGTGGGACACTCGGAATCACTACATATTGTTAATGACATGTTCAAACCCAGGCAGCACGCCGGAACAATTACGTATCATAAAATTTGAACTGCCAATCAAGATTTACGAGGTGAGATATGCAGACAGTGAGCATTGAAGACGTCCAGCCGGGTATGGTGTTAGCAGCAGACCTGATGCAGGGAGGAAGAATGCTTTTACCTTCCGGGTCTGTTCTCACGAACAAAAATATTTCCGTATTTAAAAATCAGGGAATTGAAGAGCTCAAGATTTTGGGATCGGAGACTGCAGAGCCTGATGAAGAGAGCATTGACAAAGCATTTATTTATGCTCGTGATTATTTTATGTTCATTAATCACGATGATCCCGTCGTGATGCAGCTTTTTGATGTAGCTGTTTATAAAACTGCAATCCGTATTATGGAAGGGTGGCGCCTACCTACCAAAGATGAACAGCACGTGACTGCTCTTGATGAGATGCGTGATTTGTTCTTCCGTGATGAAGGAACAATAGAAGATATTGTTGATGCTGAGATTAAGGTCGCATCCTTTCCTGATATCTTTTTCAAAGTTAAAGAAGTGGTTGAAGATTCAAAGAGTACAGCGGAACAGGTTGCGAACGTTGTAGGTCTTGATGTTGGACTTTCAACTCAATTATTAAAGCTGGTTAACAGCCCTCTTTACGGCTTTCCTTCTGAAATAAACAACCTTGTCCGTGCGGTGGCCTTGATTGGTGGAAAGGAATTGTGCACCTTGGCCTTAGGTCTTTCCACCATAGGATATTTCAAAGATATTCCACCTGAATTAATCGACATGCGGTCGTTCTGGATGCATTCATTAACTTGCGGGGTGTTTTGTAAAGTCATCGCCGAAAAGGTTGATGGTGTTGTGCCGGAAATGATGTTTACTGCCGGACTATTGCATGACGTGGGCAGGTTGATTCTCTTCAAAAAGATGCCATACAGTGCTGTGCAGGCAATGCTCTTCGCCCGGGAAAATTTTATCCCACTGGTTGAAGCCGAGGACATGATTCTGGGTTTCAATCATGCTGACGTTGCACGCTGTATGCTTGAAAAATGGAATTTCCCTCCGATTTTAACTGAAATCATCAGTTCACATCACGCTCCCAGCAAAAGTGAACTGTCAAAAGAGGCAGGAATTCTTCAGGTAGCGGATAATCTTGCTTTAGCTGTCGGTATTGCTGAAGGCGGAATGTATGTACTTCCCGGAGTGGATGAAGAGATATGGGATATTTTGGGAATTGACACTGAAATATTGAAAGAAATTGTAGAAAACTACGATTATCAAATTAAAGAATTATTTAGCAATTTCTTTAGTTAATGTTTTTTTAGAGGAACAGCAGTCAGCGTCCGGGCACGGGAGCTCTATACTTACAGTCGTTCCTTTACCAGCGCCTTCGCTTTCGATGTTCAGCTTGCCCTGATGTTCGAAGATTATTTTTTTGACTCGCGAAAGCCCCATACCAACGCCTTTGGCTTTGGTGGAAAAGAAGGGGTCCAGCACATGAGTTAGCACATGTTGATCAATACCCATTCCCTGATCAATTATCCTGATTTGAATGGTCTGCTGTATTCTTGCAATTTCTATTCTGACCTCAGTAATTTTTTCAGGAGTAAAATTGCTGGCATTGAGGAGTAGTTCAACAATAGCAGCCTCAAACAGCTTCTTGCCGACAGTTATTTTTTCCACAGAACAATCGAGCTTCATCACAATGCATTCACCAATACGCTCGAGTATCAAGTTCGCTCGTTGCAGCGCCTCTTCAAACAGTTCAACAGTATTTACTTCTGCAGGGTATGGTTTTGGAATATTTGAGTAAGTTTTAACTGCTGCTACCAAACCCTCAAGTTTCATGGCCTCTTCTGAAATAATTTTCAGTTCACGTTGTAAAGGATCTTCCGGCGGTAATTTCCGGGAGATAAGATTAGTCATTCCGCCGATAACGGTTGTAGGATTAAGTACCTGATGGGCGACCGCCTGTGAGAGTGAATCCAGTCCCTCTATCCTTTCATTCTGTAATTCAGCATTGCGGGAAAGGATTCTCCGTTCCCGTTCTTCTGCATTATAAATTTCAGTTATATCTTCAAAGAGAAAAACAAGTCCGACAACATCTTCATTTTCAGTCAGATATGAGGAAGTGATGGACAGTTTTTTAGGACATTCCCGTTCTTTAATTTTGTAGGGAACTATATGCTTAAGTCCGGTTTTTTGCTCATTGATGACATCCAGAATGACCTGATTAAATTCGGCATTAGAGGTGGCATCGGTAATGAAAAGCTCTCCCCAACCGAACCCAAGGTGTTTTTTCATGTCTAAATTCAAAATAGAGCACGCAGCCGAGTTTAAAAAAATAATCTTTCCCTCAGGGGAAATGACCATTATTCCAACATCGAGACTTTCGATAATATTTTCTACAATTATGGAATTAAAGGAGGGCATATTTGTGTCCTTACGGTTTTGCCTTTCATCATACACCCCCGCAAGAACGCAGGCAACAAAATAGCTTTATATTACTGCCAAAACACCATTTGTAACGTGAAATGAAACAGGCTGAAATGATACGCCTTTTCGTTTACGTATTATTTCAGCCTGTTAATTGAATATCCAAACTATTTTGATCTTTTTCTTACTTGCCCCATTTCTTTGGTTCAGGACGTTTTCGAGGGCCACTCGGACGGCGCTGGCCTTTTAACCACGCATTAAGCCGTGGTTCTTCCCCCTGATCCTTGGGGTCATAGAACATACGATCCGCTATTTCAGGCGGCAGATATTCCTGCTCAACATAAGAATTCGGGTAAGAATGCGGATAGAGGTAGTTACGTCCATAGCCCCATTCTTTTTGAAGACTGGTAGTTGCATTGCGCAGATGAAGCGGCACGGGAAGCATGCCGTTCTGACGGATTTCCTGCTTAACAGTATGGTAGGCAGCGTAGGTGCTGTTACTCTTAGGCGCTAGAGCCAGATAAACAACAGCTTCGGAAAGTGGAATAAAACCTTCCGGCATGCCGATAAATTCAACAGCCTGCTGGCAGGAGACAGCCATGGTTATGGCATGTGGGTCAGCCAAACCGATATCTTCACCAGCAGAGATGATGAGCCTGCGGGTGATAAATTTCGGATCTTCACCGCTTTCGATCAGACATCCCAAATAATAAAGAGCCGCATCAGGATCACTTCCGCGAATAGATTTAATCAATGCCGAGGCCAGCTCGTAATGTGAATCTCCGTCCCGATCACCGCGAATGACTGTTTCAGGCAGGATTTTCCGCAGATTTTCTGCCTCACGCTTTTCTGGAGGAAGTTGCGAAGTATACTCGAGTAAATTGAGCATACTACGGCCATCACCGCCAGCCATGGAGGTGATCATATTTAAACTGTCTTCACTAAGTTCAATATCAAGCTCTTCGCAGGCCCGGTTGCAGATTGCCAGTAAATCAGTTTTGCCCAACGCCCTTAGACGCAGAACGTGCAGTCGAGAGAGCAACTGCCGGGTGACGCTGAAAGAAGGGTTCTCGGTAGTTGTTGCCAGAAGGGTGATCTCTCCCGATTCCAGGATGGGCAGAAAGAAATCCTGCTGTGCCTTGGAGAAGCGATGCAGCTCATCAAGAATAAGGATATCCATGCCGGCCAATTGCTTGCGCAAAGCAGCAATGCCCGATTCCGGCGCGCTGATGCGCATAAAATGTCGGCCTGTAGATTTTGCCAGCAGCATGGCAAGGGTAGATTTACCACAACCGGGAGGTCCGAAAAGCAAAAGGCTGGGAAGTCGTTTGGAACGCTCGAAAGCTTCAACCCGTTCACGGATATGATTCTGCCCGAAAAATTCATCAATCTTTTGAGGCCGGATACGGTCAGCCAAAGGCTGATTATCTGTAAGTTCTAATTTCATATGTTGCCTCCGGCGGCTTTCCGAGGTCCAAAGAGACTTTTATTTAGCTTCGCCGCGTTGGCGTAAATTATTTCTGTCTTTCAAGATATGCAGTCCCCATGCAGAGCAGGGCGGCTGTTTCCCAACGCAGGGTTGAACTGCCGAGACTGACCGGTTTGAAGCCGTTTTCAATCAATAATTCGGCTTCACGCGGACTGAAACCACCTTCGGGACCAATTACGGCCAGAGTGGATTCAGCGGCAAAAACAGAATTGTCCGGCACCGTATCGTTATCCGCTTTTTCATACAAAAAAAGTTTATTATCGTAAGACGCGGAAGCCTCAATCAATTTCTCAATTGATCCCTGAACAGTCTGAAGTTCTGGCAACCATGCATTGCCGCACTGTTTAGCGGCTGCGAGCAGCTTTTCGTCCCAGCTTTCTTTTGTCTCGGCAGGAACTTTGCCCTGACTGAATTCACTTTGAAAAAAGATCAGCCCGCGCGTTTGCAATTCGACAGATTTTTCCAAAATCAAATTGCGTCGACTCGATTTATTCCAGCCGATGGCAAGAGTAATGTTGCGTGGATCTGCAATAGAATTTTCTTCATTCAGCTCAAGCTGAACTTTGCTTTTGGTAATTTCACTAACTGTGAACAATCCTTCACGGCCGCAGCCGTCGAAAAGGCGCACGGTATCGCCTACGCGGGTACGCAAAACCTTACCAAGATGCTTTGCTTCGCCACCTTCGAGAGTAAAAGGCTCCCCCCAGTTTTCGGGAGGAAGATAGAATGAATTAAGTCTTGCCATATTTTTATGACCCTATACCCATAAAAAGAAAAATCCCTTAATAGGGATTCCAAAGGACTTTAGCCGTTAGAAGAGAAGCTGTGCTTCGAGTCATACGGATAAAGATAGCCGAGCTGGCCTAGCTCCTTTGGCCGCCGGAGGCGAAATCAGATTAACCAAAAGCGCGCAGCGCATCAAAACAAGGCCTCCGGCAAGACCGCCGGAGGCCTATTATATACTAGGATTCCAGTCTAAGCAGGTCTTCGTAAGATTCTCTTCTGCGGGCCATGATGACATCGTCGCCGTCAACGATGATTTCAGCTGCACGCAGGCGAGAGTTGTAGTTGGAAGACATGGTAAAGCCGTAGGCACCGGCAGAGAAAACAGCAATAAGTTCACCCTGTTTCATTTCAGGCAGCATACGGTCTTTGGCGAGAAAGTCGCCAGACTCGCAAATGGGACCGACAACATCGTAATCAATTTCAGGACGATTGTTCTGGGTAACCTCTGCAATGCGGTGGTAAGACTGGTACAGGGAAGGACGTACCAAGTCGTTCATAGCCGCATCAACAATGAGAAAATCCTTGGTCGGAGTCTTCTTGGTGTAGACAACTTCACCTACGAGAATACCTGCGTTACCGGCAATGACACGACCGGGTTCAAGTATCACTTTAAGTCCTTTGTCGGCCAAAGCTTTGCTCAGTGCTTCACCGAATTCTTTGGGATGAGGCGGTTCTTCTTCATCATAAGTGATACCCAGTCCGCCGCCGAGGTCGAGATGTTCGATCTCAATACCCATTTCGCCAAGCTCAGCACGGAATGCGAGCAGCTTGTCGAGTGCTTCAAGGAACGGTTCGATGGTGGTCAGCTGGGAACCGATGTGGCAGTCCATGCCGATAGGAGATACGTTGGAAAGCTCCTTTGCGGTCTTGTAGGCTTCTTTGGCTGTTTCCATATCCAGACCGAATTTGTTCTTTTTCATCCCGGTAGAAATGTAGGGATGGGTTTTGGGATCAACGTCCGGGTTGATGCGGAAGCTGATGCGCGCGGTCTTGTTCATGGATTCGGCAACTTCATTGATGCGGTGCATCTCGCCAACGGATTCAACGTTGAACATGAGGATGTCGGCCTTAAGGGCTTCAGCAATTTCGTATGCTTTTTTACCTACACCGGAAAATACGATCTTGCTTGCAGGGACGCCCGCTTTAAGAGCGCGGTAAAGTTCACCGCCGGAGACAATATCCATACCTGCGCCCATTTCAGCCAGAAGCTTAAGCACGCTCAGGTTGGAGTTTGCCTTCACTGAATAGCAGGTCATGTGATCGAGTCCGGTAAATGCGGAATCGAAAGCTTCAAAATGTCTGCGCAGGGTAGCTGCGGAGTAAATATAGAGCGGGGTACCGTACTCTTTGGCAAGTTCGGTGATGCTGATATTCTCAGCATGCAATTCATTATTTTTAATTTCAAAATGATGCATTGTGGAAGGACTCCATTATAAAGATTAGGGTGCAGCTGTGTATACGTCGGAAATTACTACTCCAAGTGCGTCGTAGACATTGCGTCCTACAACTCTCCAACGATAGCTTTTAGCGGGATCAAGTCCACATTCGCTGAATACGAAGGTGGAGCCGTCAGATTGAATGCCTTCGGAACCGGGGGTAAAATCTTTCCTGATAGCCGGGAAGAAAGGACATGTAGGACAGCCTTCGCCCGGTCCGGAACCATCGGCTTGAAATTGAAGGCTCAAATTGTCCACATTTTTATATGCGCCGTCAACCTTTACTACTACTTTAAGACATTCACCAACGCGACGTCCTTCAACGGAAGCAAAAGTGTACAGATCTTCACTTTGCTGCGGGGCAGGCCACATCTTAACTCCGCATCCAGCAGTTGCCAGAAGCATGAGGGCGAGGACGGCCAGCAGCAGTTGTTTTTTGAGGATATGAAATTTCATTAATTTTCTCCCAGTGATTTTTTCCACTGATTCAGAAGGGTAAGGGCTTCTATAGGTGAAAGTCCGTTTACATCAAGATTGCGCAGCTCTTTGATAAGTGCATGATCTTCAGGCGGAGCTTCATTCTTTTCATTACCTGTGCAGATCATTCCCGGTAGGATTGATTGCACGGACAGCGCCTGACGTACAGGATGACCATTCACATCCTGCGATTTTTCTTCAAGATTCGCAAGAATTTCCCTCGCCCTGACTACTACAGGTTTGGGTACCCCGGCAAGCTTGGCCACCTCGATACCGTAACTTTTATCTGCCGGACCGGGAACCAGCCTGCGCAGGAAAAGAATATCACCTTTCCATTCGCGTACCGCAATATTGAAGTTGCGCAAGCCGTCAATCACTCCCTCGAGGGATGTCAGCTCGTGGTAGTGGGTGGCGAAAAGGGTGCGGATACCACCCCTTGCCCGTTTGGAAAGCTCTTCAACAACCGCCCAAGCCAGCGCAAGGCCGTCAAAGGTTGATGTGCCGCGTCCGATTTCATCGAGAATGACCAGACTGCGTTTGGATGCCTGACGCAAAATGCGGGCTGTCTCCATCATTTCAACCATGAAGGTCGACTGCCCCTGAGCTAGGTTATCCGAAGCGCCAACACGCGAAAAAACACGGTCCATCAGTCCGATGCGTCCGCTGCTTGCCGGAATGTAAGAACCGATCTGGGCCATGATTCCCATAAGCGCCACCTGGCGAAGCACGGTAGATTTACCGGCCATGTTCGGTCCGGTAATAAGCAGGATACGCCGTTTCTCATCAATGGTCAGGCTGTTGGGAATGTAGTTTGCCGAACCTTGAACGGCTTCGACAACAGGATGACGGCCTTCTTCGATGACCACTTCCATACCGGGATGGATTTCCGGGCAGGACCATCGGTTGGCCCGTGCTGCTTCAGCAAGTCCCTGCCAGAAGTCAATAGCGGCTATAGCATCAGCCATGAATACGAAACGACTGCGGTTTCCGGCAACATTTTCGCGTATTTGCTGAAATAAATTATATTCCAGTGTCTTGCGTTTATCTGAAGCTGAAATAATCTTTTCTTCCAGCTCCTTCAAGTCCGGGGTAATGTAACGCTCGCTGTTTACAAGGGTCTGACGCCGTTCAAAATAATCAGGAATCTGTCCCTTAAAGGCTTTTGAAATTTCAAAATAGTAGCCGAAAACCTTGTTGAATCCCAGCTTGAGCTTGGGCAGGTAGTTGGCCTTCTTTTCCTTTTCCAGCAATTCAGCAAGGGTTGATTCGCCGTGCTCGGTCAACTGGATAAGTTCGTCCAGTTCCTCATTGAAGCCGGTTTTAAAAAGCCCCCCTTCTGTGATGACCGGAGGAGGGGAGTCCACGAGGGCATGCTCCAGAAGCTCGGCAACATCGGTCATGGAATCCCATTTATTGACGATAGTCTTCAGAGCCGGAGTAACTTGATTCTCATCATCTATGCCGGAGACTGCTTCATGCAAAATAAAATGAATCGGAGGCAGAGTTTTTAAACTCTGACGCAGGCTGATAAAATCTTTAGGCGTAGCGCGTCCAAGCACCACACGGGTTGAAAGCCGTTCAAGATCGTAAACTGTATCAAGATGCTCGCGAACCTTGGCGCGTAAAGAATCCTCATCGTGGAAAAATGTAACTGCACGCTGATTATGTTCAATTGGCGAAATTTCCCGCCAAGGCTGTTTCAAACGCACCGAGAGAAGACGACCTCCCATAGGGGTAATGGTTTTATCCAGAACATTAAGCAGCGTGCCTTTGCCCTTTTTACCATCCAGTCTTTTGAAAAGCTCAAGGTTCCTTTCGGTGACCTCGTCCAGAATCATAAATTTGGTCAAGTTCAAAGGCTTGAATTCGCCAAGATGGTTAAAATCCTGCAGCTGTGTCTGGCGAAGATAAGAAATAAGTGCCCCGCATGCTCGAGTCAGCTGGGGTTTGTCTTCAAGGTCCAGTGAATCAAGGTCGGCAACATTCTGGGCTTCAAGTATGTTATCCTTGGCAGATTTATAACTGAAGTATCCGGCAGATGGTGCAGGAGCAATGCGGGCATCTATATCACCGTATTGCCCGGGGATA contains:
- a CDS encoding HDOD domain-containing protein, whose amino-acid sequence is MQTVSIEDVQPGMVLAADLMQGGRMLLPSGSVLTNKNISVFKNQGIEELKILGSETAEPDEESIDKAFIYARDYFMFINHDDPVVMQLFDVAVYKTAIRIMEGWRLPTKDEQHVTALDEMRDLFFRDEGTIEDIVDAEIKVASFPDIFFKVKEVVEDSKSTAEQVANVVGLDVGLSTQLLKLVNSPLYGFPSEINNLVRAVALIGGKELCTLALGLSTIGYFKDIPPELIDMRSFWMHSLTCGVFCKVIAEKVDGVVPEMMFTAGLLHDVGRLILFKKMPYSAVQAMLFARENFIPLVEAEDMILGFNHADVARCMLEKWNFPPILTEIISSHHAPSKSELSKEAGILQVADNLALAVGIAEGGMYVLPGVDEEIWDILGIDTEILKEIVENYDYQIKELFSNFFS
- a CDS encoding ATP-binding protein yields the protein MPSFNSIIVENIIESLDVGIMVISPEGKIIFLNSAACSILNLDMKKHLGFGWGELFITDATSNAEFNQVILDVINEQKTGLKHIVPYKIKERECPKKLSITSSYLTENEDVVGLVFLFEDITEIYNAEERERRILSRNAELQNERIEGLDSLSQAVAHQVLNPTTVIGGMTNLISRKLPPEDPLQRELKIISEEAMKLEGLVAAVKTYSNIPKPYPAEVNTVELFEEALQRANLILERIGECIVMKLDCSVEKITVGKKLFEAAIVELLLNASNFTPEKITEVRIEIARIQQTIQIRIIDQGMGIDQHVLTHVLDPFFSTKAKGVGMGLSRVKKIIFEHQGKLNIESEGAGKGTTVSIELPCPDADCCSSKKTLTKEIAK
- a CDS encoding replication-associated recombination protein A; the encoded protein is MKLELTDNQPLADRIRPQKIDEFFGQNHIRERVEAFERSKRLPSLLLFGPPGCGKSTLAMLLAKSTGRHFMRISAPESGIAALRKQLAGMDILILDELHRFSKAQQDFFLPILESGEITLLATTTENPSFSVTRQLLSRLHVLRLRALGKTDLLAICNRACEELDIELSEDSLNMITSMAGGDGRSMLNLLEYTSQLPPEKREAENLRKILPETVIRGDRDGDSHYELASALIKSIRGSDPDAALYYLGCLIESGEDPKFITRRLIISAGEDIGLADPHAITMAVSCQQAVEFIGMPEGFIPLSEAVVYLALAPKSNSTYAAYHTVKQEIRQNGMLPVPLHLRNATTSLQKEWGYGRNYLYPHSYPNSYVEQEYLPPEIADRMFYDPKDQGEEPRLNAWLKGQRRPSGPRKRPEPKKWGK
- a CDS encoding 16S rRNA (uracil(1498)-N(3))-methyltransferase, with the translated sequence MARLNSFYLPPENWGEPFTLEGGEAKHLGKVLRTRVGDTVRLFDGCGREGLFTVSEITKSKVQLELNEENSIADPRNITLAIGWNKSSRRNLILEKSVELQTRGLIFFQSEFSQGKVPAETKESWDEKLLAAAKQCGNAWLPELQTVQGSIEKLIEASASYDNKLFLYEKADNDTVPDNSVFAAESTLAVIGPEGGFSPREAELLIENGFKPVSLGSSTLRWETAALLCMGTAYLERQK
- the lysA gene encoding diaminopimelate decarboxylase, coding for MHHFEIKNNELHAENISITELAKEYGTPLYIYSAATLRRHFEAFDSAFTGLDHMTCYSVKANSNLSVLKLLAEMGAGMDIVSGGELYRALKAGVPASKIVFSGVGKKAYEIAEALKADILMFNVESVGEMHRINEVAESMNKTARISFRINPDVDPKTHPYISTGMKKNKFGLDMETAKEAYKTAKELSNVSPIGMDCHIGSQLTTIEPFLEALDKLLAFRAELGEMGIEIEHLDLGGGLGITYDEEEPPHPKEFGEALSKALADKGLKVILEPGRVIAGNAGILVGEVVYTKKTPTKDFLIVDAAMNDLVRPSLYQSYHRIAEVTQNNRPEIDYDVVGPICESGDFLAKDRMLPEMKQGELIAVFSAGAYGFTMSSNYNSRLRAAEIIVDGDDVIMARRRESYEDLLRLES
- the mutS gene encoding DNA mismatch repair protein MutS; translation: MSKKKLTPMFEQYMQIKAEHPDSLLFFRMGDFYELFFEDAEIAARELQIALTCRNPNSEEKIPMCGVPHHASRAYLSQLIEKGYTVALCDQLEDPRQTKGLVKRGVTRVYTPGTVVEDDTLSAKDSNYLAALLWDEAKSAGGLAWMDFSTGQWSGIQSKSENDLWQWAMKINPRELILPQGKTIPGQYGDIDARIAPAPSAGYFSYKSAKDNILEAQNVADLDSLDLEDKPQLTRACGALISYLRQTQLQDFNHLGEFKPLNLTKFMILDEVTERNLELFKRLDGKKGKGTLLNVLDKTITPMGGRLLSVRLKQPWREISPIEHNQRAVTFFHDEDSLRAKVREHLDTVYDLERLSTRVVLGRATPKDFISLRQSLKTLPPIHFILHEAVSGIDDENQVTPALKTIVNKWDSMTDVAELLEHALVDSPPPVITEGGLFKTGFNEELDELIQLTEHGESTLAELLEKEKKANYLPKLKLGFNKVFGYYFEISKAFKGQIPDYFERRQTLVNSERYITPDLKELEEKIISASDKRKTLEYNLFQQIRENVAGNRSRFVFMADAIAAIDFWQGLAEAARANRWSCPEIHPGMEVVIEEGRHPVVEAVQGSANYIPNSLTIDEKRRILLITGPNMAGKSTVLRQVALMGIMAQIGSYIPASSGRIGLMDRVFSRVGASDNLAQGQSTFMVEMMETARILRQASKRSLVILDEIGRGTSTFDGLALAWAVVEELSKRARGGIRTLFATHYHELTSLEGVIDGLRNFNIAVREWKGDILFLRRLVPGPADKSYGIEVAKLAGVPKPVVVRAREILANLEEKSQDVNGHPVRQALSVQSILPGMICTGNEKNEAPPEDHALIKELRNLDVNGLSPIEALTLLNQWKKSLGEN